Proteins encoded by one window of Streptomyces sp. ALI-76-A:
- a CDS encoding dynamin family protein — MVTLDVRPQLLDALSALRDRVAAARFPLPLAGAPRARANRDELLAQLDDYLVPRLRQPEAPLLAVIGGSTGAGKSTLVNSLVGRRVSEAGVLRPTTRTPVLVCHPEDHHWFSGMRVLPDLTRVWVPHQEPGDELLLPGENPARVLRIETADTLPPGLALLDAPDVDSLVADNRFLAAELICAADIWVMVTTAARYADAVPWHLLRTAKEYKATLVTVLDRVPHQVVSEVSRQYGALLTKAGLGDVPRFTVPELPESAWGGGLLPATAVAPLRTWLLHQAQDPAARQHSLARTAYGVLDSLKSRMPELAGAAAAQYAAALRLTAAVDGAYDSEYARVRGRLQSGAVLAGDALKRWRAFPLDCTAAELLDALVESLGALLLCAVTAADERVDDAWRREPAADAPELTGRDPVLESAEHRIGIAVRRWRRELEEYAEEEIRDLDRSAAPDPEMIAALVATALLGGRRARSAGEGLAERIGARGALRLRDRAGRLLTDHLDRVMHIERERRVAPLDALDVRLEPQAELIAALSVLQKER; from the coding sequence GTGGTGACCTTGGACGTACGGCCTCAGCTGCTCGACGCACTCTCCGCCCTGCGCGACCGTGTCGCCGCCGCACGCTTCCCGCTACCCCTGGCGGGGGCCCCACGCGCGCGTGCCAATCGCGACGAACTGCTCGCCCAGCTCGACGACTACCTGGTGCCCCGGTTGCGCCAACCCGAAGCGCCCTTGCTGGCCGTCATCGGTGGCTCCACCGGAGCCGGGAAGTCGACGCTCGTCAACTCGCTCGTGGGGCGACGGGTCAGCGAGGCGGGCGTCCTGCGGCCGACCACGCGGACGCCCGTGCTGGTCTGCCATCCGGAGGATCATCACTGGTTCAGCGGGATGCGCGTGCTGCCCGACCTCACCCGCGTGTGGGTGCCCCACCAGGAGCCGGGGGACGAACTCCTGCTCCCCGGCGAGAACCCGGCGCGCGTGCTGCGCATCGAGACCGCCGACACCCTGCCGCCCGGCCTCGCCCTCCTGGACGCGCCCGACGTCGACTCCCTCGTCGCCGACAACCGCTTCCTCGCCGCCGAACTGATCTGCGCGGCCGACATCTGGGTCATGGTCACGACGGCCGCCCGCTACGCCGACGCCGTGCCCTGGCACCTGCTGCGCACCGCCAAGGAGTACAAGGCCACCCTCGTCACCGTCCTCGACCGGGTGCCCCACCAGGTCGTGTCCGAGGTCTCGCGCCAGTACGGCGCACTCCTCACCAAGGCCGGCCTCGGCGACGTACCCCGCTTCACCGTGCCCGAACTGCCCGAGTCCGCCTGGGGCGGCGGCCTGCTGCCGGCCACCGCCGTGGCCCCGCTGCGGACCTGGCTCCTCCATCAGGCGCAGGATCCGGCCGCCCGGCAGCACTCCCTGGCCCGTACGGCGTACGGCGTCCTCGACTCGCTCAAGTCCCGGATGCCCGAGCTCGCCGGCGCGGCCGCCGCCCAGTACGCCGCCGCGCTGCGGCTCACCGCCGCCGTCGACGGGGCGTACGACAGCGAGTACGCGCGCGTGCGGGGGCGGTTGCAGTCCGGGGCCGTGCTGGCGGGCGACGCCCTGAAGCGCTGGCGGGCCTTCCCGCTCGACTGCACCGCCGCGGAACTCCTCGACGCGCTCGTGGAGAGCCTCGGCGCCCTCCTGCTGTGCGCCGTCACCGCCGCCGACGAGCGGGTCGACGACGCGTGGCGGCGCGAACCCGCGGCCGACGCACCTGAACTGACCGGCCGTGACCCCGTCCTGGAGAGCGCCGAGCACCGGATCGGGATCGCCGTACGGCGGTGGCGGCGGGAGCTGGAGGAGTACGCCGAGGAGGAGATCCGCGACCTCGACCGCAGCGCCGCGCCGGACCCCGAGATGATCGCCGCCCTGGTCGCCACGGCGCTGCTGGGCGGCCGTCGGGCCAGGTCGGCCGGTGAGGGGCTCGCCGAGCGGATCGGCGCGCGCGGGGCGCTGCGGCTGCGCGACCGGGCCGGGCGGCTGCTCACCGATCACCTCGACCGGGTCATGCACATCGAACGTGAGCGTCGGGTCGCCCCGCTCGACGCACTCGACGTCCGTCTCGAACCGCAGGCCGAACTCATCGCCGCGCTGTCCGTACTGCAGAAGGAGAGGTGA